A region of the Thalassoroseus pseudoceratinae genome:
CCAAGTAGCAAATCCACGGCTTGAATGCCTCAACGGTCGAATACAGGTCCCTGCTGGCCACGACAAGATCGGCGAGCAACTCTGGAACGCTTGTCAGCAACGTGTCAGGCACAAGGCCAGCGTCAACTTCCACCAATCGAAATGCCAAGTATGTCTGTCTCGTGTTAGTGGTTCTCGCCGACGAACGAACCACATCACCGGGCCGCGACGAGTGATTGTCCACTTGAATACGCCCGGCTTTGCGGCTTCAGTGGATTGAATTGTTATTTGGCGTTTTGCAGGCCAACTCTCAACCGGAATCGCCTTGGTATGCGCCCGCCGAATACGTCAGTTCGTAACTGTGTGAATAGATTTCGATCAGGTTTCCAAACGGGTCTTCGCAGTAAACCATTCGGTAAGGTTTTTCGCCGGGATAGTATTCGCGAACCGGCATTCTCTGTTTGCCTCCATTCTCTACGATCCGTTTCGCAAGCCCTTCCACGTCTGGGTCTTGCACGCAAAAGTGGAACACGCCCGTCTTCCAGTATTCAAAATTGTTTTCAGGCTTCTCAGCGTTCTTGAACTCGAAAAGTTCAACGCCGATTTTGTCACCGGTCGCCAAGTGTGCGATCCTGAACCGTTCCCATCCTTCCCCAAAAACATCATTGCACATTACGCCAATGGCAGAATCATCCGACACAACTTCTGTCGCTGGCATGATGACGTACCAGCCAAGAGTTTTCGTGTAGAACTCGACAGCTTGGTCCAAGTCCGTAACGGAGATGCCGATGTGCGAAAAGGTTCGGGGAAACATTATGAAAATTCTCTCGGTTTGATATTGCAGTTGTGACGTCGTCGGAAACGGAGTTCGCTGAGACTGCTTAAGCCGAATAACGACTTTGATCAGCGGGTTGTGGCCGTTGATCGTTGCATGTCAGATTGACAGCGGACCACAACTCCGTTGGATCATTTTGTGTACGCCCGGCATGGGCGTGATTTTATGGGGTGCAAGTCCCCTGTCCGAGACTGGGAGTCTTAAGGAGATCAGTATACCAAATGATCGCTCCGATCGACAAAGTACGAGGTGAGGGCAACTGCGGTTGGGCGAGGAACCGTGGGGAGGAAGCCTGTGAATGCGTGCGTAAGGACCGGTCTGATTTCGCCGCCGGTCGCACTCTCACCAAAGCTGCGAGGCTACGAACAGGAAC
Encoded here:
- a CDS encoding lactoylglutathione lyase family protein, encoding MMFPRTFSHIGISVTDLDQAVEFYTKTLGWYVIMPATEVVSDDSAIGVMCNDVFGEGWERFRIAHLATGDKIGVELFEFKNAEKPENNFEYWKTGVFHFCVQDPDVEGLAKRIVENGGKQRMPVREYYPGEKPYRMVYCEDPFGNLIEIYSHSYELTYSAGAYQGDSG